A genomic segment from Scomber japonicus isolate fScoJap1 chromosome 11, fScoJap1.pri, whole genome shotgun sequence encodes:
- the olig2 gene encoding oligodendrocyte transcription factor 2 → MGCQMRSGLTSGFDIITIGNTLGRSHSNPCWTRIMDSDTSRVSSRPSSPEVDDIFMSTLKKSVHGFSGAVSSTQSDSPSGIAGLHGLSALSGSDEESLLRMSKKDRKLLSENELQSIRLKINSRERKRMHDLNVAMDGLREVMPYAHGPSVRKLSKIATLLLARNYILMLSNSLEEMKRLVSEIYGSSGHHGGFHPSACGTMTHAGPVPGHPAASHAPHPAVHHPLLPPAVSTASLSAPGISAVTSVRPHHGLLKAPTAGAGPLGSSFHHWGVGTGMPCPCSMCQVPPPHVSSMSAVTMPRLTSDSK, encoded by the exons ATGGGCTGTCAGATGCGATCTGGACTAACAAGTGGATTTGACATCATCACGATTGGAAACACTCTCGGTAGGt CTCATTCTA ACCCTTGCTGGACCAGGATCATGGACTCAGATACGAGCCGCGTGTCGAGCAGACCGTCTTCTCCCGAGGTGGATGACATCTTCATGTCCACCCTGAAGAAGTCCGTGCACGGCTTCTCCGGGGCCGTGTCCTCCACACAGAGCGATTCTCCGTCGGGCATCGCCGGCCTGCACGGCCTCTCCGCGCTCTCCGGCAGCGACGAGGAGTCGTTGCTCCGGATGTCCAAGAAAGACCGTAAACTGCTGTCAGAGAACGAGCTGCAGTCCATCCGCCTCAAGATCAACAGCCGCGAGAGGAAACGGATGCACGATCTGAACGTGGCCATGGACGGGCTCCGGGAGGTCATGCCCTACGCGCACGGACCTTCGGTGCGCAAACTCTCCAAAATCGCCACCCTGCTGCTGGCTAGAAACTACATCCTGATGCTGAGTAATTCACTGGAGGAGATGAAGCGGCTGGTCAGTGAGATCTACGGCAGCAGCGGCCACCACGGCGGCTTCCACCCGTCAGCTTGTGGGACTATGACACACGCGGGGCCCGTGCCAGGACACCCGGCAGCTTCTCACGCCCCACACCCGGCTGTGCACCACCCGCTCCTCCCGCCGGCCGTCTCCACCGCTTCTCTGTCAGCGCCCGGTATCTCTGCCGTCACCTCGGTCAGACCCCATCACGGACTCCTCAAAGCCCCCACGGCCGGTGCAGGGCCGCTGGGCAGCAGTTTCCACCACTGGGGCGTTGGCACCGGGATGCCCTGTCCGTGCAGCATGTGCCAAGTCCCGCCTCCGCATGTGTCCAGCATGAGCGCCGTCACCATGCCGAGGCTGACCAGCGACTCCAAGTGA